Proteins encoded by one window of Inmirania thermothiophila:
- a CDS encoding beta-ketoacyl-ACP synthase III, with product MSGTYARIAGTGGYLPEKVLTNADLERMVDTSDEWIRTRTGIRKRHIAADGETTADLAEQAARRALEAAALDPRGLDLIVLATTTPDRVFPSTACQLQRRLGAAGCPAFDVQAVCTGFVYALAVAEKFVRTGSARNALVVGAETFSRILDWHDRSTCVLFGDGAGAVVLVADSAPGILSTHLHADGRYEELLWVPAGVSTNYAAVREGRAYVEMRGRDVFKVAVRTLGRIVDETLEANGLTKADVDWLIPHQANHRIIEATARKLDLPMERVVVTVDEHANTSAASVPLALDVAVRDGRIRRGDLLLMEAFGGGFTWGSALVRY from the coding sequence TTGAGCGGGACCTACGCGCGCATCGCCGGCACCGGCGGCTATCTGCCCGAGAAGGTGCTCACCAACGCTGACCTCGAGCGGATGGTGGACACCTCGGACGAGTGGATCCGCACCCGCACAGGCATCCGCAAGCGCCACATCGCCGCCGACGGGGAGACCACCGCGGATCTCGCCGAGCAGGCCGCGCGCCGCGCCCTGGAGGCGGCGGCGCTGGATCCGCGCGGGCTCGATCTCATCGTGCTGGCGACGACGACGCCGGACCGCGTCTTCCCGAGCACCGCCTGCCAGCTGCAGCGCCGCCTCGGCGCCGCCGGCTGTCCCGCCTTCGACGTGCAGGCGGTGTGCACGGGCTTCGTCTACGCCCTCGCGGTGGCGGAGAAGTTCGTGCGCACGGGCAGCGCCCGCAACGCGCTGGTGGTGGGCGCCGAGACCTTCTCGCGCATCCTCGATTGGCACGACCGCAGCACCTGCGTCCTCTTCGGCGACGGCGCCGGCGCGGTGGTGCTCGTGGCCGACAGCGCGCCGGGCATCCTCTCCACCCACCTCCACGCCGACGGGCGCTACGAGGAGCTGCTCTGGGTCCCCGCCGGGGTCTCCACCAACTACGCCGCGGTGCGGGAGGGGCGGGCCTACGTGGAGATGCGCGGCCGGGACGTCTTCAAGGTGGCGGTGCGCACCCTCGGGCGCATCGTCGACGAGACCCTGGAGGCCAACGGCCTGACCAAGGCCGACGTCGACTGGCTGATCCCGCACCAGGCCAACCACCGCATCATCGAGGCCACCGCGCGCAAGCTGGACCTGCCCATGGAGCGCGTGGTGGTGACCGTGGACGAGCACGCCAACACCTCGGCCGCGTCGGTACCGCTGGCCCTGGACGTGGCGGTGCGCGACGGGCGCATCCGCCGGGGCGACCTGCTCCTGATGGAGGCCTTCGGCGGCGGCTTCACCTGGGGCTCGGCGCTCGTCCGCTACTGA
- a CDS encoding YceD family protein produces MSAPLPRWIDPYELVADRARLVGRVPAASMGRLAGLVEALPEAVSVDLAFGLDAERHCTVTGRVEATVVLLCQRCLRPFEAVLASEVSLALVRDEAAAPALPERYDPLVAAGRIALGDLVEDELILALPVVARHEVCEPPVPLAGEAVSPRRANPFAVLARLRREDGESS; encoded by the coding sequence ATGTCGGCGCCGCTTCCGCGTTGGATCGATCCCTACGAGCTCGTCGCCGACCGGGCGCGGCTCGTGGGGCGGGTGCCGGCGGCGTCCATGGGGCGGCTTGCAGGGCTCGTGGAGGCGCTGCCGGAGGCGGTGTCGGTGGATCTCGCCTTCGGCCTCGACGCCGAGCGGCACTGCACCGTCACCGGGCGGGTCGAGGCCACGGTGGTGCTGCTCTGCCAGCGCTGCCTGCGGCCCTTCGAGGCGGTGCTCGCGAGCGAGGTCTCGCTGGCGCTGGTGCGCGACGAGGCCGCCGCCCCGGCGCTGCCGGAGCGCTACGACCCGCTGGTCGCCGCCGGGCGCATCGCCCTCGGCGACCTGGTCGAGGACGAGCTGATCCTGGCGCTGCCGGTGGTGGCGCGGCACGAGGTCTGCGAGCCGCCGGTCCCGCTCGCGGGGGAGGCGGTGTCGCCGCGGCGGGCGAACCCGTTCGCGGTCCTGGCGCGCCTGCGGCGCGAAGATGGGGAATCGAGCTGA
- a CDS encoding OadG family protein: MTLAVLRDGLALTVAGMGTVFAFLALLVGAVKAMSRLALRLAPPAPAAADDPREEARRLAAAAAAVRAHRARRR, encoded by the coding sequence ATGACCCTGGCGGTGCTTCGCGACGGCCTTGCCCTCACGGTCGCGGGCATGGGCACGGTCTTCGCCTTCCTCGCCCTGCTCGTGGGCGCGGTCAAGGCCATGTCGCGCCTTGCGCTGCGCCTCGCCCCGCCCGCCCCCGCTGCCGCCGACGACCCCCGCGAGGAGGCGCGGCGCCTTGCCGCGGCCGCCGCCGCGGTGCGCGCCCACCGCGCCCGCCGGCGCTGA
- the plsX gene encoding phosphate acyltransferase PlsX, with the protein MSETVIALDAMGGDHGPAVVLPAAARALAEHPDLHLVLVGDEAVLRDGLGAIPAAHRGRVELRHASQVVAMDEPPAQALRSKRDSSMRVAVNLVREGAVQACVSAGNTGALMAIARFVLKTLPGIDRPAICTAIPAIDGHTYVLDLGANVALSAEHLFQFAVMGSVLCAAIDGKASPRVGLLNIGEEEIKGIDEVKEAARLLAASDLNYVGYVEGDGIYLGAADVVVCDGFVGNVMLKASEGVAKMIRHYMRETFGGSLYGRLAALVAMPVLRRLGRRIDPRRYNGASLLGLQGIVIKSHGGADALAFANAIGIARAEARKQVPERIDSELEKLLGARAAS; encoded by the coding sequence GTGAGCGAGACCGTCATCGCCCTCGACGCCATGGGGGGCGACCACGGCCCGGCCGTGGTGCTGCCGGCCGCGGCGCGGGCCCTCGCCGAGCATCCGGACCTCCATCTCGTCCTCGTCGGCGACGAGGCGGTGCTGCGCGACGGGCTGGGGGCGATCCCGGCGGCGCACCGCGGGCGCGTGGAGCTGCGCCACGCCTCGCAGGTGGTGGCCATGGACGAGCCGCCGGCCCAGGCCCTTCGCAGCAAGCGCGACTCCTCCATGCGGGTGGCCGTCAACCTCGTCCGCGAGGGGGCGGTCCAGGCCTGCGTCAGCGCCGGCAACACGGGCGCGCTCATGGCCATCGCCCGCTTCGTGCTCAAGACCCTGCCCGGCATCGACCGCCCCGCCATCTGCACCGCCATCCCCGCCATCGACGGCCACACCTACGTCCTCGACCTCGGCGCCAACGTGGCGCTGAGCGCCGAGCACCTCTTCCAGTTCGCGGTCATGGGATCGGTGCTGTGCGCCGCCATCGACGGCAAGGCGAGCCCTCGGGTGGGGCTGCTCAACATCGGCGAGGAGGAGATCAAGGGCATCGACGAGGTCAAGGAGGCGGCGCGGCTGCTCGCCGCCAGCGACCTCAACTACGTGGGCTACGTCGAGGGCGACGGGATCTACCTGGGGGCGGCCGACGTGGTGGTGTGCGACGGCTTCGTCGGCAACGTCATGCTCAAGGCCAGCGAGGGGGTGGCGAAGATGATCCGCCACTACATGCGCGAGACCTTCGGCGGCTCGCTCTACGGCCGCCTCGCGGCGCTGGTGGCGATGCCCGTGCTGCGCCGGCTGGGGCGGCGCATCGACCCGCGCCGCTACAACGGCGCGAGCCTCCTCGGGCTGCAGGGCATCGTCATCAAGAGCCACGGCGGCGCCGACGCCCTCGCCTTCGCCAACGCCATCGGCATCGCCCGCGCCGAGGCGCGCAAGCAGGTGCCGGAGCGCATCGACAGCGAGCTCGAGAAGCTGCTGGGGGCGAGGGCGGCGTCTTGA
- the rpmF gene encoding 50S ribosomal protein L32, whose product MAVQQNRKTPSKRGMRRAHDALRAPALSTDPTTGETHLRHHVTPGGYYRGRRVVRSEASED is encoded by the coding sequence ATGGCCGTTCAGCAGAACCGCAAGACGCCCTCCAAGCGCGGCATGCGCCGTGCGCACGATGCGCTGCGCGCGCCCGCCCTGTCCACCGATCCCACCACCGGCGAGACCCACCTGCGCCACCACGTGACCCCGGGCGGCTACTACCGCGGCCGGCGCGTCGTGCGCAGCGAGGCGTCCGAGGACTGA